The genomic DNA GCATGCTGATAATTACGAAAAAGCACTCTCTTTACTAGAAACGAATCACTATGATTTGGCATTCCTTGATTATCGTATTGGTCATGAGAATGGATTGGATTTGTTTAGAAAAATTATAGCTGCAGGGATAGAGGTACCAGTAGTTATGGCAACTGGTCAGGGAGATGAACGTACGGCAGTCGATGCGATGAAATTAGGTGCAACTGATTATATGATTAAATCAGAAATAAACGCTAAGAGTTTAGCCAAGCTGATGCAGACTGTATTTGGCTATGAAGCTAAAGCTAAGAGCCAAGTCTTTCTTAATCAGCAAGCAAATCAAAATACGCATAGTTTCTTTCAAAAACTTGACGATGCAATTGTACCTAAAACAAAACGAGTTTTCTCAACTAATCAAAGTAATAAAGAGATGATTCAGTTTTTTCTGGAT from Cyanobacteriota bacterium includes the following:
- a CDS encoding response regulator: MNTRIDTKSKLFLAAKSAPIDPGLNKSISEVSILIVDDDNDDVLIISELFEESFPELDIKLEHADNYEKALSLLETNHYDLAFLDYRIGHENGLDLFRKIIAAGIEVPVVMATGQGDERTAVDAMKLGATDYMIKSEINAKSLAKLMQTVFGYEAKAKSQVFLNQQANQNTHSFFQKLDDAIVPKTKRVFSTNQSNKEMIQFFLDFDLRIKSKVL